Proteins encoded by one window of Synechococcus sp. MVIR-18-1:
- a CDS encoding ABC transporter permease: protein MKSNLIALTKNLNLILPFCERDLKRRYRGSTLGLIWSLLQPLSMLAVYTFIFSVVFKARWGTSINAQQDNIYFFALNLFAGLLVVNLFGESISRSSDLIISNTNYVKKVIFPVEILPISVVSTATINACAGMTILIIASWLTLGFSAQVLWLPWIWLPLILLSAGASWLISSVGVFIRDIGQIISLFLSILLFVTPVFYPISVLPSKLQAVLGLNPLAAIVDQTRLVIINHQMPNSIYILIAPLLSLVVAELSLRFFLRCKPNFADVL from the coding sequence ATGAAAAGCAACTTAATAGCATTGACTAAAAACTTAAATCTAATCCTCCCATTCTGTGAGCGAGATCTTAAACGGCGCTATCGAGGCTCCACATTGGGACTAATTTGGAGTCTTCTTCAGCCATTGTCTATGCTTGCTGTCTATACATTTATTTTTTCAGTGGTATTTAAAGCAAGATGGGGCACAAGTATAAATGCGCAACAAGATAATATATACTTTTTTGCCTTAAATTTATTCGCAGGCCTGCTAGTCGTAAACTTATTCGGCGAATCAATAAGCAGGTCATCTGACCTCATCATTAGCAACACCAACTACGTTAAGAAAGTAATTTTTCCTGTTGAGATACTTCCAATTTCAGTTGTTAGCACTGCTACTATCAATGCATGTGCAGGTATGACAATTCTGATTATTGCCTCATGGCTAACTTTAGGGTTCTCAGCTCAAGTACTCTGGCTCCCGTGGATTTGGCTTCCATTGATTCTTTTAAGTGCAGGCGCCTCCTGGCTTATCTCATCGGTTGGAGTATTCATTCGGGACATAGGGCAAATCATTTCTCTGTTCTTATCAATCCTACTCTTTGTAACGCCAGTGTTTTATCCGATATCGGTATTACCTTCGAAGTTACAGGCAGTATTAGGGCTCAATCCACTTGCCGCAATTGTAGATCAAACAAGACTCGTGATCATTAATCATCAAATGCCAAACTCAATATATATACTTATAGCTCCATTATTATCCCTAGTAGTAGCAGAGCTATCTCTCAGATTCTTCCTTCGATGCAAGCCGAATTTCGCGGACGTATTATGA
- the epsC gene encoding serine O-acetyltransferase EpsC: MLDQIRADFAIIRERDPAARGPLEILLCYPGFQAISLHRLSHRLWRSRLPLKLPARLLSQLGRGITGIEIHPGATIGRSVFIDHGMGVVIGETSEIGDRCLLYQGVTLGGTGKDSGKRHPTLANNVVVGAGAKVLGAIEVGANTRIGAGSVVVRSVEQNCTVVGIPGRVIHQSGVRINPLAHSALPDAEANVIRNLMERIDQLEDQLRIIQKLMESTSNIKFNPSVNSGESQSLKDREIIEFLGD, encoded by the coding sequence ATGCTTGATCAAATTCGGGCCGACTTTGCGATCATCCGCGAACGGGATCCCGCAGCGCGCGGGCCTCTCGAGATCCTGCTCTGCTATCCGGGCTTTCAAGCGATCAGCCTGCACAGGCTGAGCCATCGGCTCTGGCGTTCGCGCCTACCCCTGAAACTGCCGGCACGCCTGCTCAGCCAGCTGGGGCGAGGAATTACCGGGATCGAGATCCACCCCGGCGCCACAATCGGCCGCAGCGTGTTCATCGATCACGGCATGGGGGTGGTGATTGGTGAAACCAGCGAAATTGGTGATCGCTGCCTGCTCTATCAAGGCGTCACCCTGGGCGGTACGGGCAAAGACAGCGGCAAGCGTCACCCAACGCTCGCCAACAACGTGGTGGTGGGAGCCGGCGCCAAGGTGCTGGGGGCCATTGAGGTGGGCGCTAACACCAGAATTGGTGCTGGCTCCGTGGTCGTGCGCAGCGTTGAGCAGAACTGCACGGTTGTGGGGATCCCCGGGCGGGTGATTCACCAGAGCGGCGTGCGCATCAATCCCTTGGCGCACTCGGCCTTACCGGATGCAGAAGCGAATGTGATCCGCAACCTGATGGAGCGGATTGATCAACTGGAAGATCAACTAAGGATTATCCAAAAACTAATGGAATCAACAAGTAATATAAAATTCAATCCCTCAGTAAACTCTGGCGAATCGCAGAGCCTCAAAGATCGCGAAATCATTGAATTTCTCGGTGACTAA
- a CDS encoding GntR family transcriptional regulator yields MRFHIQQESDIPASTQLYNQICFAIAARHYPPGHRLPSTRQLAMQTGLHRNTISKVYRQLETDGVVEAMAGSGIYVRDQQKPREIRTPPHIRNRGVTDLDREVRKCVDGLLNAGCTLQQTRELLTREIDWRLRCGARVLVSTPREDIGASMLIAEELEPNINVPVEVVPMEELESVLENASNGTVVTSRYFLQPIEELAKKHGVRAVAVDLNDFKAELGMLKELRQGSCVGLVSISPGILRAAEVILHSMRGNDLLLMTATPDIGSRLLALLRASSHVLCDRPSMPLVEQSLRQNRSQLMRMPQVHCAESYLSGDTIELLRKEIGLVSS; encoded by the coding sequence GTGCGATTCCACATCCAACAGGAAAGCGACATACCGGCATCGACCCAGCTCTACAACCAGATCTGTTTCGCTATTGCCGCCAGGCACTACCCGCCTGGTCATCGTCTTCCGAGTACGAGACAGCTGGCGATGCAGACCGGCTTGCATCGCAACACCATCAGCAAGGTGTACCGCCAGCTCGAAACCGATGGGGTGGTGGAAGCGATGGCAGGTTCAGGGATCTATGTCCGCGATCAACAGAAGCCACGGGAAATCCGAACGCCGCCCCATATCCGCAATCGTGGCGTCACCGATCTCGATCGAGAGGTGCGCAAATGCGTGGATGGACTGCTCAACGCGGGTTGCACCCTGCAGCAAACGCGAGAACTACTCACGCGTGAAATCGATTGGCGCCTGCGCTGCGGCGCCCGGGTGCTCGTGAGCACCCCGCGAGAAGACATTGGCGCTTCGATGCTGATCGCAGAAGAACTCGAACCCAACATCAACGTTCCCGTGGAAGTGGTGCCAATGGAAGAGCTCGAGAGCGTGCTTGAGAACGCCAGCAATGGAACGGTGGTCACCAGCAGGTACTTCCTTCAACCCATCGAAGAACTGGCCAAAAAGCACGGTGTGCGCGCTGTGGCGGTGGATCTCAATGACTTCAAGGCGGAATTGGGGATGCTCAAAGAGCTCCGCCAAGGCAGCTGCGTTGGCCTGGTGAGCATCAGCCCTGGCATCCTGCGCGCTGCCGAGGTGATCCTGCACAGCATGCGCGGCAATGACCTGCTGCTGATGACGGCAACTCCAGACATCGGCAGCAGGCTGCTGGCCCTTCTGCGCGCCTCTAGCCACGTGCTGTGTGATCGCCCCAGCATGCCGCTGGTAGAGCAAAGCCTGCGTCAAAACCGCTCCCAACTAATGCGCATGCCCCAAGTGCACTGCGCCGAGAGCTACCTCAGTGGTGACACGATCGAGCTCCTCCGCAAGGAAATTGGCTTGGTTAGCAGCTAG
- a CDS encoding dienelactone hydrolase family protein: MSNSSLFPPVLPEIFGLNAWVRGVADRLSAAGVPALAMPLFARTAPELELGYDPESTKEGRRHKEATSTEGIMADVQASIDWLREALETRDQPLRITVVGFCFGGHAALLAATLTDVVVSLDFYGAGVSRGRPGGGAPSLELLPGVQGELHCLCGSIDPLIPSSEQQAIQAALQRVDPTGLRLRYSAFEGADHGFMCEARDQYHQASAQEGWRLLLEAAHS, translated from the coding sequence ATGTCTAATTCCTCCCTTTTTCCGCCCGTGCTTCCTGAGATCTTTGGCCTTAATGCTTGGGTGCGGGGTGTGGCCGATCGCCTTTCGGCGGCTGGCGTTCCGGCTTTGGCGATGCCGCTGTTTGCGCGCACGGCCCCAGAGCTGGAGTTGGGGTATGACCCTGAGTCCACCAAGGAAGGTCGGCGCCATAAGGAGGCCACGAGCACCGAGGGGATCATGGCGGACGTTCAAGCCTCGATTGATTGGTTGCGGGAGGCGCTTGAAACCCGTGATCAGCCCCTGCGCATCACGGTGGTGGGGTTCTGTTTTGGCGGGCATGCCGCTCTTCTGGCCGCCACCCTCACTGACGTAGTTGTGAGCTTGGATTTTTATGGGGCTGGGGTGAGCCGTGGGAGGCCCGGTGGAGGAGCCCCCAGCTTGGAGCTGCTGCCCGGAGTGCAAGGAGAGCTGCATTGCTTGTGCGGCAGCATCGATCCCCTGATTCCAAGCTCAGAGCAACAGGCGATTCAGGCTGCACTGCAAAGGGTGGATCCCACAGGCCTGCGCTTGCGCTACAGCGCCTTTGAGGGCGCTGATCACGGCTTTATGTGCGAAGCCCGTGATCAGTATCACCAGGCCTCAGCGCAGGAGGGCTGGAGGCTGCTTCTAGAAGCAGCTCACTCCTGA
- the infC gene encoding translation initiation factor IF-3: MPPRPRFDRRAPVRELPNINDRISYPQLRVVDADGEQLGVIDREKALEVARERELDLVLVSEKADPPVCRIMDYGKFKFEQEKKAKEAKKKSHQTEVKEVKMRYKIDSHDYDVRIGQAQRFLKAGDKVKCTVIFRGREIQHTALAEVLLRRMAKDLEEPAEVQQPPKREGRNMIMFLTPRKAPLLKKDKEEGAGNNAVRTIPSPARRIITQE, encoded by the coding sequence ATGCCCCCACGTCCTCGCTTTGACCGTCGCGCCCCCGTCCGGGAGCTCCCCAACATCAATGACCGCATCAGCTACCCACAGCTCAGGGTTGTTGACGCAGACGGAGAGCAGCTGGGGGTGATCGACCGGGAAAAAGCACTAGAAGTTGCGCGTGAACGCGAGCTCGATCTCGTACTGGTGAGCGAGAAAGCCGATCCGCCGGTTTGCCGGATCATGGACTACGGCAAATTCAAATTCGAGCAAGAAAAGAAAGCCAAGGAAGCCAAGAAGAAGTCGCATCAGACCGAAGTCAAGGAGGTCAAGATGCGTTACAAAATCGATTCTCACGATTACGACGTTCGTATTGGTCAAGCACAGCGCTTCCTTAAAGCCGGCGACAAGGTGAAGTGCACGGTGATTTTCCGAGGCCGGGAAATTCAGCACACCGCCTTGGCCGAGGTGTTGCTGCGCCGGATGGCCAAAGACCTGGAAGAGCCCGCCGAGGTGCAACAGCCTCCGAAGCGCGAAGGCCGCAACATGATCATGTTTCTCACACCCCGCAAAGCTCCTCTGTTGAAGAAAGACAAGGAAGAGGGTGCGGGGAACAACGCGGTGCGCACGATTCCTTCACCGGCGCGTCGGATCATCACTCAGGAGTGA
- the miaA gene encoding tRNA (adenosine(37)-N6)-dimethylallyltransferase MiaA, translating to MNQISPEFGTTAKAKPDAEAPLVVALVGPTASGKTALALELAEHFQLEILNIDSRQLYREMDIGTAKPTPEQQQRVTHHLLDLRSPDQPITLQEFQQEAAAAVSQVLKVRGVAFLAGGSGLYLKALTQGLQPPAVPPQAELRRQLSTLGQANCHQLLQQADPLAAAKIAPADAVRTQRALEVLYSSGKPMSEQQSANPPPWRVLELGLNPVELRSRIAQRTQQIYREGLLEETRQLSQRYGSDLPMLKTIGYGEALEVLQGERSEAQAIATTTRRTQQFAKRQRTWFRRQHSPHWLTGQAALSEAIGLIEACLD from the coding sequence ATGAATCAGATCAGCCCTGAATTCGGGACCACAGCCAAGGCAAAACCCGATGCAGAGGCGCCCCTTGTGGTGGCACTGGTGGGCCCGACGGCGAGTGGCAAAACCGCGCTTGCGCTTGAGCTTGCTGAGCACTTCCAGTTGGAGATCCTCAACATCGATTCTCGCCAGCTCTACCGAGAGATGGATATCGGCACGGCCAAACCCACGCCCGAGCAACAACAGCGCGTCACCCATCACCTCCTCGACCTGCGCTCCCCTGATCAACCGATCACGCTTCAGGAATTTCAGCAAGAAGCCGCTGCAGCCGTGAGCCAGGTGCTCAAGGTCCGAGGTGTGGCTTTTTTGGCCGGAGGCAGCGGCCTCTACCTCAAAGCCCTCACCCAAGGATTGCAGCCTCCGGCGGTACCTCCTCAAGCCGAGCTACGCCGCCAACTGAGCACTCTTGGTCAAGCGAACTGCCATCAACTGCTCCAACAGGCCGATCCCCTAGCGGCCGCCAAGATCGCCCCTGCAGACGCAGTTCGCACCCAACGCGCGCTTGAGGTGCTGTACTCCAGCGGAAAACCGATGAGTGAGCAACAATCGGCCAATCCTCCGCCCTGGCGCGTGCTGGAGCTCGGACTCAATCCCGTGGAGCTGCGCTCACGCATCGCCCAACGCACTCAGCAGATTTACCGGGAAGGGTTGCTTGAAGAAACGCGGCAACTGAGCCAGCGCTATGGATCTGACCTCCCCATGCTGAAAACGATCGGCTACGGCGAAGCGCTCGAGGTACTGCAGGGAGAGCGAAGCGAAGCGCAGGCCATCGCCACCACCACCAGGCGCACCCAGCAGTTCGCCAAGCGACAACGCACCTGGTTCCGCCGTCAACACAGCCCCCACTGGCTCACAGGTCAGGCTGCGCTTAGCGAAGCGATAGGCCTGATCGAAGCGTGTCTAGACTGA
- the gyrB gene encoding DNA topoisomerase (ATP-hydrolyzing) subunit B: MSEASKVQAAYGAEQIQVLEGLEPVRKRPGMYIGTTGPRGLHHLVYEVVDNAVDEALAGHCNEITVVLGEDGSAFVSDNGRGIPTDVHPRTGKSALETVLTVLHAGGKFGAGGYKVSGGLHGVGVSVVNALSEWVEVTVRRQGQVHRQRFERGAAIGSLASEPQPAEENGLTGTSVCFKPDHQIFTVGIEFDYATLSARLRELAYLNGGVRIVFRDEREAARDKEGQPREELYFYEGGIKEYVAYMNAEKDPLHPEIIYVNAEKDGVTVEAALQWCVDAYSDSILGFANNIRTVDGGTHIEGLKTVLTRTLNTFAKKRGKRKEADSNLAGENIREGLTAVLSVKVPEPEFEGQTKTKLGNTEVRGIVDNLVGESLSQYLEFNPGVIDMILEKAIQAFNAAEAARRARELVRRKSVLESSTLPGKLADCSTRDPSESEIYIVEGDSAGGSAKQGRDRRFQAILPLRGKILNIEKTDDAKIYKNTEIQALITALGLGIKGEDFNVKNLRYHRVVIMTDADVDGAHIRTLILTFFYRYQKELVEGGYIYIACPPLYKVERGKNHTYCYNEQQLQKTLAGFGEKANYNIQRFKGLGEMMPKQLWETTMDPSTRMMKRVEVQDALEADRIFTILMGDKVAPRREFIETHSADLDMASLDI, encoded by the coding sequence ATGAGCGAAGCCTCAAAAGTTCAAGCCGCCTACGGTGCCGAACAGATTCAAGTCCTTGAAGGACTCGAACCGGTGCGCAAGCGCCCGGGGATGTACATCGGTACAACCGGGCCTCGTGGCCTCCACCATCTCGTTTACGAGGTGGTGGACAATGCCGTGGATGAGGCCCTGGCTGGGCATTGCAACGAGATTACGGTTGTTCTCGGAGAAGACGGCTCCGCGTTTGTGAGTGATAACGGCCGCGGCATCCCAACGGATGTGCATCCCCGTACGGGCAAAAGCGCCCTGGAAACGGTGCTCACGGTGTTGCACGCTGGCGGCAAGTTTGGAGCTGGTGGCTACAAGGTTTCGGGTGGTTTGCACGGCGTTGGTGTTTCCGTCGTGAACGCCTTGAGTGAGTGGGTGGAAGTCACCGTTCGCCGTCAAGGCCAGGTGCATCGCCAGCGCTTTGAACGCGGTGCTGCGATCGGCAGCCTTGCTTCAGAGCCGCAGCCCGCGGAGGAGAATGGGCTTACTGGCACCAGCGTTTGCTTTAAGCCCGATCATCAGATTTTCACGGTTGGAATTGAGTTTGATTACGCCACGCTTTCCGCCCGTTTGCGAGAGCTGGCTTATCTGAATGGTGGTGTGCGCATCGTGTTCCGCGATGAGCGAGAGGCTGCCCGGGATAAAGAGGGCCAGCCCCGCGAGGAGCTGTATTTCTATGAAGGTGGCATCAAGGAATACGTTGCCTATATGAATGCGGAGAAAGATCCTCTGCATCCAGAAATTATCTATGTAAATGCTGAAAAAGATGGCGTGACCGTGGAAGCGGCATTGCAGTGGTGCGTTGATGCCTATTCCGACAGCATTCTTGGCTTTGCTAACAACATCCGCACGGTGGATGGTGGCACTCATATTGAAGGCTTGAAAACGGTTTTGACCCGTACCCTTAATACGTTTGCGAAGAAACGAGGCAAACGCAAGGAGGCTGATTCAAATTTGGCGGGCGAAAACATTCGCGAAGGCCTTACCGCCGTGCTTTCGGTGAAAGTTCCTGAGCCAGAATTTGAAGGTCAAACAAAAACGAAGCTTGGTAATACCGAGGTTCGCGGCATTGTTGACAACTTGGTTGGAGAATCACTCAGCCAATACCTGGAGTTCAATCCAGGGGTGATCGACATGATCCTGGAGAAGGCGATCCAGGCCTTTAACGCTGCGGAAGCAGCTCGCCGGGCGCGCGAGTTGGTGCGCCGCAAAAGCGTGCTGGAAAGTTCAACACTGCCTGGCAAGTTGGCTGATTGCAGCACCAGAGATCCCTCAGAATCTGAGATCTACATCGTGGAGGGAGACTCCGCTGGAGGCTCCGCCAAGCAAGGACGCGATCGTCGTTTTCAAGCGATTCTTCCTTTGCGCGGAAAAATTCTCAACATCGAGAAAACCGACGACGCCAAGATTTATAAAAACACTGAGATCCAAGCGCTGATTACGGCCCTTGGCTTGGGGATTAAAGGAGAGGATTTCAATGTTAAAAATCTCCGTTATCACCGTGTGGTGATCATGACGGATGCGGACGTGGATGGTGCGCACATTCGGACGCTGATTCTTACCTTCTTCTATCGCTATCAGAAAGAATTGGTTGAAGGTGGATATATCTACATCGCTTGTCCGCCGCTTTACAAGGTTGAGCGCGGAAAAAATCACACCTATTGCTACAACGAGCAGCAATTGCAAAAAACCTTGGCTGGATTTGGCGAGAAAGCCAACTACAACATTCAGCGATTTAAGGGTCTCGGTGAAATGATGCCCAAGCAGTTGTGGGAAACCACCATGGATCCCTCTACGCGCATGATGAAACGGGTGGAAGTGCAGGATGCGCTGGAGGCTGATCGCATCTTCACGATCCTGATGGGCGACAAAGTGGCGCCACGGCGGGAATTCATCGAAACCCACAGCGCCGACCTGGACATGGCGTCTCTCGACATCTGA
- a CDS encoding SH3 domain-containing protein codes for MRMSTGVVLRWGWLLGVALMAPAALPAGGAQRRLPPLRRQEGKSPLLSGECCVLRSSPLVEAPALRRLELGTPLQMLRHWRGDDGRDWIQVQVSSGQGLPASFQSVRGWVNG; via the coding sequence ATGCGGATGTCAACTGGGGTTGTGTTGCGTTGGGGCTGGCTTCTTGGTGTGGCCTTGATGGCACCAGCGGCACTTCCCGCTGGTGGTGCTCAGCGACGGCTTCCCCCCTTGCGCCGGCAGGAGGGCAAAAGCCCATTGCTCAGTGGTGAGTGCTGTGTCTTGCGCTCCAGCCCGCTGGTTGAGGCCCCTGCCCTACGCCGCTTGGAGTTAGGCACTCCACTCCAGATGTTGCGTCATTGGCGTGGAGACGATGGCCGCGACTGGATTCAAGTGCAGGTGTCTTCAGGCCAGGGCTTGCCAGCGAGCTTTCAGTCTGTGCGTGGTTGGGTGAATGGCTGA
- a CDS encoding CrcB family protein gives MADSFTAGQVVLVGIGAIPGAWLRLRIVNHFEPMVPRKHWGTFAVNLVAAFALGLVLGLQNNDPCTTSQALSGLTLLIAVGFFGSLSTFSTFAVELLNTLKQRNWRESLLLSVGSILGGLVAAGLGYGLGLAEGIA, from the coding sequence ATGGCTGATTCCTTCACGGCTGGTCAGGTCGTGCTGGTAGGGATTGGTGCCATTCCTGGAGCCTGGCTTCGGCTGCGGATCGTGAATCACTTCGAGCCGATGGTTCCCCGCAAGCATTGGGGAACCTTTGCGGTCAATCTCGTTGCCGCCTTTGCCCTCGGTCTGGTGCTTGGCCTCCAAAACAATGATCCCTGCACAACATCTCAAGCTCTTTCGGGGCTGACCTTGTTGATAGCTGTGGGCTTTTTTGGCAGCCTCAGTACGTTTTCTACGTTTGCCGTTGAGTTGCTCAACACCCTGAAGCAAAGGAATTGGCGTGAATCGCTGCTCCTAAGCGTGGGCTCGATCCTCGGTGGCTTGGTTGCGGCTGGTTTGGGCTACGGGCTTGGCTTGGCCGAGGGGATCGCCTGA
- a CDS encoding CrcB family protein, with protein sequence MPQSSSTANQFSLRQDLSELALVALGAVPGAVMRWQIGSHLHDNNVIVNVLGAFVLGWLVGLPLRPKRQLLVGIGFCGSLTTFSSWMVDCVTFIAQGDWLAALGLIGLTLGLGLGAAALGVVVGRSLVKR encoded by the coding sequence ATGCCGCAGTCTTCTTCCACTGCAAACCAGTTCAGCCTTCGTCAAGACCTGAGCGAATTGGCTCTTGTGGCGCTTGGTGCTGTTCCTGGCGCTGTGATGCGTTGGCAAATAGGGTCCCATCTGCATGACAACAACGTGATTGTGAACGTGCTCGGCGCGTTCGTTTTGGGCTGGTTGGTGGGTCTTCCCCTCCGTCCGAAACGTCAGTTGCTGGTTGGGATTGGTTTCTGTGGTTCGCTCACCACATTCAGCAGCTGGATGGTGGACTGCGTGACCTTCATCGCTCAAGGCGACTGGCTGGCTGCCTTGGGGTTAATCGGCCTCACCCTGGGGCTGGGGCTGGGTGCCGCAGCCCTGGGTGTTGTCGTGGGCCGGAGCTTGGTTAAGCGTTAA
- a CDS encoding glutathione peroxidase: MAPNISSVSVNTPDGANKSLGSYSGKVLLIVNVASRCGFTRQYSGLQALQDSYGAQGLQVLGFPCNDFGGQEPGSLEEIKSFCSTTYNASFELFDKVHATGSTTEPYTTLNTTEPSGDVAWNFEKFLVGKDGTVIARFKSGVEPDSDELKTAIESALNA, encoded by the coding sequence ATGGCCCCCAACATCAGCAGCGTGTCCGTCAACACCCCCGACGGCGCCAACAAATCACTCGGCTCTTACTCAGGCAAGGTGCTGTTAATCGTGAACGTGGCGAGCCGCTGCGGCTTCACGCGTCAGTACAGCGGCTTGCAAGCGCTACAAGACAGCTACGGCGCTCAAGGTCTTCAGGTTTTGGGCTTCCCCTGCAACGACTTTGGCGGCCAGGAGCCAGGCTCTTTGGAGGAGATCAAAAGCTTCTGTTCCACCACCTACAACGCCAGCTTTGAGCTGTTCGACAAAGTGCATGCCACTGGAAGCACCACGGAGCCTTACACCACCCTCAACACAACAGAGCCTTCCGGCGATGTGGCTTGGAACTTTGAGAAGTTCCTCGTGGGCAAAGACGGCACGGTGATCGCACGCTTCAAAAGCGGCGTTGAGCCCGACTCCGATGAGCTGAAGACTGCGATTGAGTCTGCTCTTAACGCTTAA